In the genome of Verrucomicrobiota bacterium, the window TTACTTTTCCCCGGTGGCGATGGAGGAGTTGGAGGATCTTGAGGTCTCGGAGAGAGAGCTGGATTTCTTGGCCGTTTCTCAAGGCTCGGAGCTCGCTGGGCAGGACTTGGAGGGGGCCGAGGTCGAAGTCTTCGAGGGTGGCGTCTTTCTGGGTGAGGAGTTGGGTGCGGCGGAGGATGGCGCGGATGCGGGCCAGGATTTCGCGGACGCCGAAGGGTTTGGCGATGTAGTCGTCGGCCCCGAGTTCGAGGCCGAGGACGGTGTCGATTTCTTCGGCTTTGGCGCTCAAGAAGAGGAGGGGGATGGCGGGGTCGGTGCGGCGGATGCGTTTGCAGACTTCGTAGCCGTCGAGCTCGGGCATCATGACGTCGAGGCAGACGAGGTCTGGCTTTTCCCGGTTGAAGAGGTCGATGGCTTCGCGGCCGTTGGCGGCGGCGGCCACGGTGAAGCCTTCTTTCTCGAGGAGTTGGGTGAGGCCTTCCCGGGTGTAGCGATCGTCTTCGGCTATCAAAAGTTTCACTTTGGGAGTTTGCTCGTTTTCAGGATTCAGTTTTCAGGCGGACTGCTCGCTTCGCTTGGCAGTTTTTTGGATCAACGGGGAATCCGGAAGGGGGAGGGTGAGGACGAAGTGGGCGCCTTTGCTGGATTCGCGGAGTGCGAGGGTGGCGTTCATTTCTTGGGCCAGGGTTCGGGCGATGCTGAGTCCGATGCCG includes:
- a CDS encoding response regulator transcription factor, giving the protein MKLLIAEDDRYTREGLTQLLEKEGFTVAAAANGREAIDLFNREKPDLVCLDVMMPELDGYEVCKRIRRTDPAIPLLFLSAKAEEIDTVLGLELGADDYIAKPFGVREILARIRAILRRTQLLTQKDATLEDFDLGPLQVLPSELRALRNGQEIQLSLRDLKILQLLHRHRGKVITRDQLYEHAWGLDYYPHSRSLDQHISQLRKKIESDPTDPQLIQTVHGAGYRYP